TCGGCCCGCGCGCTTCGCCAGGATTTCGAGCGCCTGCTCCAGCGCATCCCGGTGCGCCTGCAGGGACTTCCAATCCAGGGGCGCGGTCATGGCGGTGTCCAGCAGCCGGCCCAGCGCCACCACCACGCCCGCGAGCCCCCGGTCGAGCGCCGGTGCTGAGAAGGGTGTCACCGAGGTGGCTTCGACGAAGCGATAGAACGACTCGTGGTACGTCCCGAAGCGCTCGTAGTGGCTGCGGTCGCGGGGCTTGGCCGCGTTGAGGCACGTCACCACGAGGCCGGGCTTGTTCAGCTTGCGGCCCACGCGGCTGGACGCCTGGATGTACTCGCTGGTCGTCTTGGGCTGTCCCGCCACGACCATGAGTCCCAACCGGTCGATGTCCACGCCGACGGAGATCATGTTGCTGGCGAGCACGACGTCGATGCTCTGGGGCTGGCCGTGCGTGAGCTCCAGGCGGTTCTTCGATGCCTTGATGTCAGCGGTCTTCTCCCGGCTGGTCAGCTCGATGGGCTCGCCGCGGATGGTCCTGCCCCGGTACCAGGGATGCTCGGCCTCTTTGCCGAAGTCCTCGGGACGACGGCGGACTCGGTCCATCACGAGTCGGCGCACCTCGTCCTCGACCAGCCGGCGCATGCCGCCCAGTTCACGCAGGCTGTTGAAATAGCCGACGAGCGTCAGGTACGGGTCCGCGCTCACGGCGCCGTGAAGTTGTTCGCCGCGCGCGGCGGCGGCGAGCAGGCTGACATAGACGCGCAGCAGGATGGCCTTCATGGGCCGCCCAGGTGCCGCCACGCCCACGTATTGGCGCGCGCCCTTCTTGCCCACTGAGGCGAAGAACGTCTCGGAGGCATCCACGCCTGGCGGAGGGAAGAGTGCGACGTCCCGTCCATAGAGGCGACTCACCTGTTGCCGGGAGCGGCGGACGGTGGCGGTGGAGGCCACCAACTTCGCCCGGGGCGCGAGCGTCAGGACGGCACCTTCGTAGAGGCCCACCATGGAGCCCAGCGGACCGGAGATGAGGTGCAGTTCGTCCTGCACGATGAGTTCCGGGGGAGGCAGCCCCCTCGGGAGCGTCACGAGCGCAGCCTTCACGTCCGCGGCATCGTTGCACGGGCCGACGAAGCGCTTCCCGGTGCGCCCCAGGATGCGACCGAAGAGCAATCCCGTCTCTCCACGCCACGGCAGCATGGCGAACTTGTCCACGGTGGCGACGAGGAAACACGGAAGCTCGCGGTAGATCTGCTCGTCGACGAAGAGGACGGGGAGCCCTTCCGGGTTGCGGCCCAGGTTGAAGGCACACGCGATGTTCGCGCAGCCGACGAGCACTTCCTCGGGTTTGGACTTGGAGGGCCGGAGGATGAAGCACTCCCGTTCGAACGGCGTCGCGCACCAGGGACAGGTGGCCAGCGGGAAGGGAGATTGCGCGCGGGCGCTGTTGTCGTTCTTGTACTCGGTGATCTGCGTGGAGGCCTGCTCCAGCGTGTTGGCGGTCGCGGAGCGGCCGACCCACAGTCCGATGGAGAAGCGCACGGCGCCCAGGCGTTTCGGCTCTTGCTTGCGGAGCATTTCGAGCGCGCAGATGAGTGTCGCGGCGCGACCCAGTTGGTCGAGGGTGAGCAGCCGCAGCGTGTAGCGCAGCAGCACGGCCACGCCCAGGCCACCGTGGAGGTGAGCCTGACCTCGGAGGCGGCGCAGGAGAAGCGTGAAGGCAATGAGTCCCAGGTAGGCCTGCGTCTTTCCGCCACCGGTGGGGAAGAAGATGAGCTCCACGAGTTCGCGGTCCGCGTGGCCTTCGTCCTCGACGGAGGGGAGATTGAGCAAGATGAAGGCGAGCTGGAAGAGACGCCATTGAGGCGCTTCTTCCTGCCGCACCTTGCGTTCCGACTGGGCCATGACGCTGTTCATCCAGCGGAAGGCGTCGAAGGCGAGAGGTTCCCGTGTCAGGAGGTTGATGCCATCTTCGATGCGGTCCGCCGCGCGTCGAGCCCTGCGGATGAGCTCATCCCGTGTCTCCTCGCGGCGTTCGCTGCCCACAGCAATAGTGGCCTGCATGTCCACCCATTCGCGGTAGGCCCGAACCAGGGGGAGCAGAGCCGCGACGGTCTCCGAGGGTGTCGTGAACGCGGCGAGCTGCTCCATGCCCACCGTGACTTCGTCAATCCGTCGCGCTTCGACTGGGAGCACCTCGACGCGTGGCAGCCAGTCCGTTTCCACGCGGGTGACGGGGACGGAGGTGGATGAGACGCGCACGGAGATGCCATGGCCCACAGCCCACCGCTGGCGGTCGCGAAACTGGAGGTCGTTGACACGGTCGTCGTCGTCCTCGCTCCCGGCATCGCTGGAATC
This genomic window from Myxococcus hansupus contains:
- the drmA gene encoding DISARM system helicase DrmA, coding for MNVPDTGAVRSHLIDALEADLVGPFHKPPGAPVSDAPEVLRNPPSRWYLTGFLVPLDQGVIEDDPDDEEDDLAAGNDEDNEESSRPDPTAKKVRRLPASMGLSVFVPAGTTQLTAHVCWADYQRLEAEGRKPWRRTFHQRTVTLSLNDAALREGLYLQDSQGLRLEGHVEKTREGELAVAIFLVNARPPTSTAVDRDEAYAFQTHLALECEQGFVSRQDSSDAGSEDDDDRVNDLQFRDRQRWAVGHGISVRVSSTSVPVTRVETDWLPRVEVLPVEARRIDEVTVGMEQLAAFTTPSETVAALLPLVRAYREWVDMQATIAVGSERREETRDELIRRARRAADRIEDGINLLTREPLAFDAFRWMNSVMAQSERKVRQEEAPQWRLFQLAFILLNLPSVEDEGHADRELVELIFFPTGGGKTQAYLGLIAFTLLLRRLRGQAHLHGGLGVAVLLRYTLRLLTLDQLGRAATLICALEMLRKQEPKRLGAVRFSIGLWVGRSATANTLEQASTQITEYKNDNSARAQSPFPLATCPWCATPFERECFILRPSKSKPEEVLVGCANIACAFNLGRNPEGLPVLFVDEQIYRELPCFLVATVDKFAMLPWRGETGLLFGRILGRTGKRFVGPCNDAADVKAALVTLPRGLPPPELIVQDELHLISGPLGSMVGLYEGAVLTLAPRAKLVASTATVRRSRQQVSRLYGRDVALFPPPGVDASETFFASVGKKGARQYVGVAAPGRPMKAILLRVYVSLLAAAARGEQLHGAVSADPYLTLVGYFNSLRELGGMRRLVEDEVRRLVMDRVRRRPEDFGKEAEHPWYRGRTIRGEPIELTSREKTADIKASKNRLELTHGQPQSIDVVLASNMISVGVDIDRLGLMVVAGQPKTTSEYIQASSRVGRKLNKPGLVVTCLNAAKPRDRSHYERFGTYHESFYRFVEATSVTPFSAPALDRGLAGVVVALGRLLDTAMTAPLDWKSLQAHRDALEQALEILAKRAGRGLPKDESERASGIVMQRARSLLDSWRNIIEQAKKDAAQRAYSPYDPEGKGLKPLLRGFLDPTENLTQDELKFEAPTSMRDVESSVHLWISRQPLGGYRAPKAATEEAAHDEP